The following nucleotide sequence is from Alkalihalobacillus sp. LMS39.
AGGTATTAGGTCTTTCCATTATTCAAGAAAAGTACCGCAAAGACCGCGATTCCTATAAATTAGATTTAGCGGTCAATGGTGAGTATCAAATCGAACTTTTTTCCTTTCCAGATAGTCCAAATAGACTATCGTATCCAGAGGCTGTTGGACTACGTCATTTAGCTTTTGAAGTTAACTCTGTAGAAGAAGCGAAACAAGAATTAGAAGGAAAAAGTGTCATTGTAGAAGCGGTTCGGACTGATGAAACGACAGGCAAACGATTTACGTTTTTCTCTGATCCGGATGGATTGCCAATTGAATTGTATGAGAAATAAGAAGA
It contains:
- a CDS encoding VOC family protein — translated: MKLNKIHHIAIICSDYEKSKTFYTEVLGLSIIQEKYRKDRDSYKLDLAVNGEYQIELFSFPDSPNRLSYPEAVGLRHLAFEVNSVEEAKQELEGKSVIVEAVRTDETTGKRFTFFSDPDGLPIELYEK